The nucleotide sequence TAAGCTAAAATAGTATCTTCTACGTTAGAAGATTTTATTGATATTTTAAAGTTAGTAAACCCCATATCTTCAAACCTTGCAATCCAGTTATAAGCACTTTCTACTAAAGCATCTGCGCACACATGATTATATTTTGTTAGCAAATTCTTTTCCAGAGACCCGCTGTTAACACCTATGCGCAATGGTATGTTGTGACTTTTTGCAGCTTCAACAATTGATTTTACTTTATCAAAGCTACCAATATTGCCGGGGTTTATTCTAACGCAATCTGCATTGTTTTCAATAGAACTTATTGCAAGCTTATAATCAAAGTGAATATCTGCTATTATAGGTATGGGTGCTTTTTGCTTTATTACAGAAATTGCCTTAGAAGCTTGTTCATCTACTACTGCACATCTTACTATTTCACAACCTTTTGCATATAATGAATTTATTTGAGCAAGTGTAGCATTAACATCTCTTGTATCGGTATTTGTCATAGATTGTACACTTATTGGCTCAAAACCGCCTATTGCCACATTGCCAACAAATATTTTTTTTGTTTTTTTTCTTTGAATAAAACTCATTTTTTAATTATACTATGAGTTGCTGTACTTTTAGGTATAAAAAATCGTTTTATATCATTGTAAAATGCAAAAACCATCAATGCTATCAAAAGCGCTATACCAACCTTTTGAGCAGCTATCTGGAATTTTTCACTAACAGGTTTTTTTCTTATCGCTTCAATTGTAAAAAACATCAAATGACCACCATCCAATACGGGTATAGGAAACAAATTTA is from Desulfurella sp. and encodes:
- the ispG gene encoding flavodoxin-dependent (E)-4-hydroxy-3-methylbut-2-enyl-diphosphate synthase; protein product: MQRKKTKKIFVGNVAIGGFEPISVQSMTNTDTRDVNATLAQINSLYAKGCEIVRCAVVDEQASKAISVIKQKAPIPIIADIHFDYKLAISSIENNADCVRINPGNIGSFDKVKSIVEAAKSHNIPLRIGVNSGSLEKNLLTKYNHVCADALVESAYNWIARFEDMGFTNFKISIKSSNVEDTILAYEKISSMVDYPLHIGLTEAGGDFEGIIKSTCAVSVLLREGIGDTIRISLTDSPEKEIDVAFEILNALGLRKKQSIEFISCPTCGRIEIDLIELTKQVKERLAHIKKPIKVAIMGCVVNALGEAKEADLAIAGGRHFGLIIQNGKIVKKVRESDLLDSFVEQVEEYVKKEY